GTGGATTAATCGCCACAAAATCTCAATCACTAAGGGATGAATCAAGAGACTAAATAAGCTAATCCCCAAGCATTCGGCAAACAAACTATCACTCAAAACCACCAATTCGCTGATATCAACATAGCCACCAACAAACACAGATAAGCCGTCAGACAGAGACAGCAAAAACGCTGTTCCTAGAAATAGAGTTAAATTTGTCTTACCTATAATGGAAAAGCTCGCTACAGAGCTCAACTTTTCAATAAGAGATTGGTAAAGGGTTAATTTCAATGAACCTGTCCGATTGAACCTAAAAGGTTAAGTTGATCGAATAAAAAACATTCAGAGTGTGATGTGACGCGGAGAATAACAAGAAGAGGCTATCGAATGAAAGTAAATACTCCTGACAAAGTGGACTTAACATTAAATAAAGCTTAATTAACACCTAATAAATACACGTTTAGATCAAATTTAACCAAAATCAAACACCTTAAGTTCACAAAACAGGGGCGGCCGTGATGGCGCGCATGCATCAACACAAGCTTAAGGTGACTAGCATCACCTTCTGTAGGTGCTTTTTAGCTGATAAAAAAGCAATTTATAACAGTAAAAAAACCGCCAATTAGGCGGTTTTTATGATGCTACAGGAGACAAGTTATTCAACCATCACTGACTTAGCCAAGTTACCTGGTTGATCCACGTAGGTACCTTTAATCAGAGCCACATGATACGAGAGTAACTGCATAGGAATGGTGTACATTCAGTGTGGTCAATGTGCGCCATAAGCGATGACACACATATCTCCACAAATGGGTCTATTCAACCGTCACAGATTTAGCCAAGTTACGTGGTTGATCCACGTCGGTACCTTTAATCAGAGCCACATGGTATGACAATAACTGCATAGGAATTGTGTACATCAAGGCTGCCATGAACTCATCACAATGAGGCACAGGAATTACCTTCATGGTGTCATCAGATTTAAACTCGGCATCTACATCGGCAAACACATACATCAGGCCGCCACGAGCACGCACCTCTTCGACATTCGACTTAAGCTTTTCTAATAGCTCATTATTGGGGGCTACTACGATAACAGGCATATCAGCGTCAATAAGCGCCAATGGTCCATGTTTTAGCTCACCCGATGCATAAGCTTCGGCGTGAATATAGGAGATTTCTTTAAGCTTGAGTGCTCCTTCCATGGCGATTGGGTACTGATCACCACGGCCGAGGAAAAGTGCATGGTGCTTGTCGGCAAAATCTTCGGCCAATTCGGCAATAGCGGCATCTAGCCCAAGTGCTTGTTCTACTTTCGCTGGCATGGACTGCAGGCTCTGAGTGATCTTAGCCTGCATATCATCTGACATACCATTATGACGTCCGATAACAGCCGTTAGCATAAGCAGACCGGCTAACTGAACCGTGAAGGCCTTAGTCGAAGCAACACCTATCTCGGCGCCCGCTTTCATCATATAAGCCATATCAGACTCACGTACTAGAGATGACCCAGCTGAGTTACATATGGTCATGGTGGCCTTGTAACCCATCTCTTTCGCCAGACGTAGCGCGGCTAAGGTATCGGCAGTCTCACCTGACTGAGAAATGGTCACCAACAAGCTGTTAGGGAACAAGTGTGACTTGCGGTAACGGAACTCGGAAGCTATTTCCACGTTACATGAAACACCGGCCCAATCTTCTAACCAGTAACGTGCAGCCATGCCAGCATGATAACTAGTACCACAGGCGATGATCTGCACATGTTTAATATCTTTAAGGAACTCGGCAGCATTGTCACCGAATGCAGTATCTAATACCTGCTTATTGGCGATACGTCCTTCTATGGTGCGACTCAAAGCCAATGGCTGCTCATAAATTTCCTTGAGCATATAGTGACGGTATTCGCCCTTATCACCGGCGTCATGGGTCACTTCAGATTCTTTAACTTCACGCTCAACCGCATTACCGTCGATATCATAGATATCTACACTGCGACGAGTCACTTCGGCAACGTCTCCCTCTTCTAGGAAAGAAAAAGAGCGGGTAACAGGAAGTAGTGCCAGCTGATCCGAGGCAACGAAATTCTCACCTAAGCCATAACCGATAACCAAGGGGCTACCCGAGCGAGCTACTATCATGCGATCACTGTCACGGCGATCGATAACCACAGTGCCGTAGGCACCTTCCAGCTGTTTAACCGTTGTCTGAACCGCAGCTAGTAGAGTCTTATGTGACTTAAGCTCATGGTGTACTAGATGACAGATAACTTCGGTATCTGTATCTGATAAGAAGCTATAACCTAAGCCTTTTAGCATCTCACGCAACTTGTTGTGGTTTTCTATGATGCCGTTATGAACAACCGCAATATCACCTTGTGATTGATGTGGGTGTGCATTACGTTCACTAGGCTCACCATGAGTAGCCCAACGAGTATGAGCTATACCTGTTCCACCGCTTAAAGGCACGGCGTCCAATGCGCTAGAGAGTTCTTGAACCTTACCCACGCGGCGAGTACTGGTTAGCTCTGCATTGTTAATTACCGCAACACCTGCAGAATCATAACCGCGATACTCTAAACGACGTAAACCTTCGACCAGTATTTCGGCCACATCTCTTTGCGCTACCGCGCCAACAATTCCGCACATATTAATACCTAAAGTTTTATCTAAATTAAAAGTTAAAATCGAAAATTTGGATTAGTTTGAATAAGGCGCCACGATCACATGTACGCCTTGTTCAGAAATTTTTTCAGCTGCCTCATCGGGAAGCTTGTCATCTGTGACTAGCACGCTGATATTGCTCCAGGGCAATTCAAGATTTGGAATGCGTCTGCCGATCTTATCGGATTCCAGCATGACTATGACTTCGCGGGACACTTCTGCCATCACCTTACTAAGCCCAGTTAGCTCATTAAAAGTGGTGGTGCCACGCTCGATATCGATACCGTCAGCACCAATGAATAGCTGATCGAAGTTATAGGAACGCAATACCTGTTCGGCAACCTGGCCCTGAAAAGACTCAGAATGGGGATCCCAGGTTCCACCTGTCATCAAGAGTGTCGGCTCATGCTCTAACTCATGGATGGCACTGGCGAGTTGCAGAGCATTAGTCATCACCACCAAACCACGTTTATTGCCTAGCTCTTGAACTAGACCAGATGTGGTACTGCCGCTATCTATGATGATGCGATTGTGATCTTTAATCAGTCTGGCGGCCGCCTTGGCAATATTCTGCTTGTTAGCGGAAATAGCTTCGGTTGTGGCTTGAGTCATCTCTCGGGGAACCGAAACGGCGCCACCATAACGACGTAATAACAAGCCCGTTTTTTCTAACGCACCAAGATCTTTACGAATAGTGACTTCTGAGGTTTCGAAACGTAATGCCAGCTCATCGACACTTACCTCACCGTGCTCATTTAAGAGGGTGATTATGGTATGACGTCGCTGCTGAGTATTACGTTTAATCATTAAAGTTTCACTTTGGTTTCGTTTCGAAAGCGGAATTATAGACAAACGAAACATATTTGCAATTAATTAGACAAATTATAGTCAACTAATTCGATTATATTTTCTTCATAAATAGTAAAACAGATTTTAGCTATGGCAGAACACAAATAAAAAAGGCAGCCAATTGGCTGCCTTAGATATATGTGAATCAAGCTTAGAACTTAGCTTCCAGTGCCAGACTCAAGTGACGTCCTTCACCCACAGTCACATCTGTCACACCGCCACCCGCTAAGTAATCGGTATCGAATAGGTTCTTAACGTTCAAGCGAACGCTAACATCGCTACCCATAACATCCATAGTGTATGCCGTGCCCATATCGAAGCGAACATAAGCATCTTTGGTGACCGTGTTACTGGTGTTCGCAAAACGCTCACCCACATAGATGGCACCGAAGTTGAGCGCCAGATCATCTGTCATCTCATAACGAGTCCAGACGTTAGCCGACCACTCAGGCGCATCTACTGGTGTCTTACCATTCAAGCTATTACTTTCGGGTCTCTGATATTCGGCATTAAGATACATCATGGAACCAGTCAGGAACCAGCTGTCGCTAACCTGACCCTGGGCGCCCATCTCGAAACCTTTATGACGTTGCTCACCACTTTGAGTGGTGATAGTTTGATATCCACCATCGATTGAAGTATCAAGATCTTCAGTAACTGTGACATTTGAAACTGTGATATCGAAAACAGCACCGGTTAATAGCAGGCTGCCATCGAACAGCTCCCACTTAGTACCGATCTCGTATTGTTCACCGTATTCAGGATCCAGATTCATTTTGTCATTAACATCTTCTAAATCATTCACCATACCTTGAGGCGTGAAGCTCTTAGAATAATTGACATAGATACTGCCGTTTGCCGCCGGTGAGTAGATAACACCAAACTTAGGCGAAACCGCGTAACTGTTATTACCCGTCCCATCCTTCTTCTGCTCGTCATAACGCATACCGGCCAGCACTTGCCATTGATCGTTAATCGTCATCAGATCCTGAATATAAAAACCATAGTGCTTATAGTCACTCTCATATTTAGTATCATCTCGGTTGTAATCAAGATCTGGCTTAGGTTGGGGCTGACCAGGCATCACATGTTGGTACTTTTCACCAGACTCCTTGAGTTGGCCATAGTAGTAATCCAGCATGTTGGCACCCAGTAGAAACTGATGCTCTAACTCGCCTGTTGAGAAATTACCAACAAAGTCGACATAACCAGTCTTATGTTGCCAGTCATCATAACGATCGAATGGGCTAACAAAATACCCATCAGTAATAGGATCGTCGAAGCAAACCGATTGGCCATCTATTTTTCCACACTGATTAGGTGAAGAGTCCAGACGCTGACGATTAAATTGCTGATCGTTATAACCCGCTTTTACCTGCCAATCATCACTGATGTGATAAGTAATATCCGCGCCCATATTAGTGATAGTGTTATCGGTGAAAGCCCAAGGCTGATCCCAGATGATATCGCTACCACCTATCAGGTCTCCACTGCTGTCTAACCAGCCACCACGATCTATACCTGTCTTATCTTGGGTATGATCGTATTTAAGTGATAACAAGAGGTCATCACTTAAATCGAACTCAAGATTCAGATAGCCTAACCAACGATCACGCTCCTGGTTAGCGCCGTCTTGACCATTCTCGGCAGAATAAGTACGCCAATATTGAGTATCTTGCTTAACCAGCACAGTGCGATAACGAATGGTTTGATCTTCATTCAGGCTGCCACCGGCATCTAGCTGAAAACGAGTAGAACCATGCTCGTCGGTATCAAATCCTAGATCGAAAATAGTGTCATAGGTAGGTTTCTTGGTGACCATGTTAATCAAGCCACCTGGACCTGACTGACCATAGAGCATACTCGATGGTCCTTTAAGTATCTCGACCTGCTGCAGTGTCTCGATAGGCTGCACATAGTGAGACCACTGTTGCTGACCATTGATCAAGTAGCCTGAACCAGAAGATAGTTCGAAACCTCGAATACTGAATACCTGACGATTCCACTTCTCCGAGCCACCAGTGACACTGGAATCATTTACCAAGACTTCAGATAAGTTGGTTGCTAGTTGTTCGTCGGTAATAAAATCAGGAATTACCGTAACAGATTGTGGTGTATCCATAAGGCTGATGTTGCCACGCATGGCACCAGAAGCGCTACCAACCTTGTAGTCATTGAAGCTACGTCCCATCACCGAGATGCGCTCTATGTTTGCTGAAGATACCTCTTCAGTTTTTGTCTCTTCAGCAACAGCTGGCGCAAGGGTAAAAGCAGAGACAACTGCCACACAAATTGGTGAAACTCTGAATGAACGAGAAAGTAATGACATAGCCAACCTCAAAATGGATATCACAAAAGTTGGCAACAATATAAATGAAAACGATTTGCATTTATGTTTCTTTGCATAAATTTACAATACAAACTGAATACAGGTAGAACAAAAGAAAAATAAAAACATAAAGAAGAAAAAATACAACAAAAGCATCATCTTGTATCGTGCAGCTTTGTTTGCATCGAATAGCATGAAATAAAAAAGCGACCCGATTAGGTCGCTTTTTTACGTTCAAATACTCGTTTTAGCTGCCCTATTTAGGCTTCTTGACCGGCCTAACCCAACCACTCAGATGACGTTGCTTAACCCGAGTGATCACCAACTCATTCTCGGCCACATTAGATGTAATCGTTGAACCTGCGCCTATGGTAGCGCCTTTACCGATAGTCACAGGAGCAATGAGCTGAGTGTCGCTGCCGACAAACACATTATCTTCGATCACAGTGAGATGCTTGTTAGCACCATCATAGTTACAGGTGATAGTACCTGCACCTATATTCACACCGGCGCCGATTAGAGCATCGCCAATATAGGCCAGATGGCCCGCCTTGGAGCCCTCACCTAACACGGCCTTCTTTATCTCGACGAAGTTACCCACATGAGCATCTGTTTTCAACTCGGCACCAGGACGCAGACGCGCAAATGGTCCGGCACTGGCTTTAACGCCTACCTTGGCACTCTCTACGATAGAGTAAGGCTTAATCTCGGCGTTATCGCCAATCTCACAATCGATAAGAATGGCGCCGGCACCGATAGTCACGTTATTACCTATGGTTACTTTTCCCTGGATGATGACGTTAATATCTATCATCACATCCATGCCTACAGATACTTCACCACGAATGTCGATACGAGCAGGATCACGTAAGTTGGCACCAGCCAACATCAACTTCTCCGCCTCACGAGCCTGATAAGCACGCTCTAGCTGAGCCAGCTGTACTCGGTTGTTGGCACCTTCCACTTCGACTGCCGATTCTGGCTGAGCCGTTGTGATAGCAACACCGTCTTTCTTCGCCATAGCAACGATATCTGTCAGGTAATATTCACCTTGAGCATTATCTGATGATAACTGTCCAAGCCAATCTTTAAGTTTCTTACCTGGAGCCGCCATAATGCCGGTATTGACCTCTTGGATCAGTAACTGCTCTGCATTGGCATCTTTCTGCTCCACAATACCTACGACCTTGCCTTCCTCACGTACGATGCGGCCATAGCCTGTTGGATTTGGCAGGTTAACGGTAAGAATCGCCAGACCATTATCTTCCCGCGCCATCAGCAGAGCTTCCAATGTAGAAGCTTGAATAAGCGGCACATCACCGTAAAGAATAAGTACGGTATCGTCATCATTGATATTTTTATTAGCCTGAGCCACCGCATGGCCAGTACCTAACTGTTCGGCTTGAAGCACCCAGTTAAGCTGCTGCTCACCTAAGACACTCTGTAGCTTATCCGCACCATAGCCATACACTAACTGGATCCCATCACTGCCCACGTTATGAGCGGTATCGATCACATGCTGCACCATGCTTTTATGTGCAATAGGGTGTAAGACTTTAGGAAGATCTGAGCGCATGCGGGTTCCCTTGCCTGCGGCCAAAATCACTACGTTCAATGCCATGGAGTTATCCTTGAGCTAATGCTTATAAAAAATAAAGAAAATGAGGTATAAATTTTGTGGGGCTGATTTTAACGGAAAATCGCCGGAAAAGCTAAGAAGAAGGTAATGACAAGGGCTACGGCTAATCGACGTCTACAAGTTGGCTAAAACATGGATTCCGGCCTGCGCCGGAAAGACGAGAGAGAGGAGTATGACAAGCTCCCTCATAATTTGGCTATGCTGTTACTTACAGAGAGCACAGCGAACGTCCTTATAGCGAAGCGTCTTAAAGGGCAAATCCCGTCCTTACAGCTTGCGCCGCAAGCG
This portion of the Shewanella violacea DSS12 genome encodes:
- a CDS encoding DeoR/GlpR family DNA-binding transcription regulator, translated to MIKRNTQQRRHTIITLLNEHGEVSVDELALRFETSEVTIRKDLGALEKTGLLLRRYGGAVSVPREMTQATTEAISANKQNIAKAAARLIKDHNRIIIDSGSTTSGLVQELGNKRGLVVMTNALQLASAIHELEHEPTLLMTGGTWDPHSESFQGQVAEQVLRSYNFDQLFIGADGIDIERGTTTFNELTGLSKVMAEVSREVIVMLESDKIGRRIPNLELPWSNISVLVTDDKLPDEAAEKISEQGVHVIVAPYSN
- a CDS encoding TonB-dependent receptor, whose translation is MSLLSRSFRVSPICVAVVSAFTLAPAVAEETKTEEVSSANIERISVMGRSFNDYKVGSASGAMRGNISLMDTPQSVTVIPDFITDEQLATNLSEVLVNDSSVTGGSEKWNRQVFSIRGFELSSGSGYLINGQQQWSHYVQPIETLQQVEILKGPSSMLYGQSGPGGLINMVTKKPTYDTIFDLGFDTDEHGSTRFQLDAGGSLNEDQTIRYRTVLVKQDTQYWRTYSAENGQDGANQERDRWLGYLNLEFDLSDDLLLSLKYDHTQDKTGIDRGGWLDSSGDLIGGSDIIWDQPWAFTDNTITNMGADITYHISDDWQVKAGYNDQQFNRQRLDSSPNQCGKIDGQSVCFDDPITDGYFVSPFDRYDDWQHKTGYVDFVGNFSTGELEHQFLLGANMLDYYYGQLKESGEKYQHVMPGQPQPKPDLDYNRDDTKYESDYKHYGFYIQDLMTINDQWQVLAGMRYDEQKKDGTGNNSYAVSPKFGVIYSPAANGSIYVNYSKSFTPQGMVNDLEDVNDKMNLDPEYGEQYEIGTKWELFDGSLLLTGAVFDITVSNVTVTEDLDTSIDGGYQTITTQSGEQRHKGFEMGAQGQVSDSWFLTGSMMYLNAEYQRPESNSLNGKTPVDAPEWSANVWTRYEMTDDLALNFGAIYVGERFANTSNTVTKDAYVRFDMGTAYTMDVMGSDVSVRLNVKNLFDTDYLAGGGVTDVTVGEGRHLSLALEAKF
- the glmU gene encoding bifunctional UDP-N-acetylglucosamine diphosphorylase/glucosamine-1-phosphate N-acetyltransferase GlmU, which codes for MALNVVILAAGKGTRMRSDLPKVLHPIAHKSMVQHVIDTAHNVGSDGIQLVYGYGADKLQSVLGEQQLNWVLQAEQLGTGHAVAQANKNINDDDTVLILYGDVPLIQASTLEALLMAREDNGLAILTVNLPNPTGYGRIVREEGKVVGIVEQKDANAEQLLIQEVNTGIMAAPGKKLKDWLGQLSSDNAQGEYYLTDIVAMAKKDGVAITTAQPESAVEVEGANNRVQLAQLERAYQAREAEKLMLAGANLRDPARIDIRGEVSVGMDVMIDINVIIQGKVTIGNNVTIGAGAILIDCEIGDNAEIKPYSIVESAKVGVKASAGPFARLRPGAELKTDAHVGNFVEIKKAVLGEGSKAGHLAYIGDALIGAGVNIGAGTITCNYDGANKHLTVIEDNVFVGSDTQLIAPVTIGKGATIGAGSTITSNVAENELVITRVKQRHLSGWVRPVKKPK
- the glmS gene encoding glutamine--fructose-6-phosphate transaminase (isomerizing) encodes the protein MCGIVGAVAQRDVAEILVEGLRRLEYRGYDSAGVAVINNAELTSTRRVGKVQELSSALDAVPLSGGTGIAHTRWATHGEPSERNAHPHQSQGDIAVVHNGIIENHNKLREMLKGLGYSFLSDTDTEVICHLVHHELKSHKTLLAAVQTTVKQLEGAYGTVVIDRRDSDRMIVARSGSPLVIGYGLGENFVASDQLALLPVTRSFSFLEEGDVAEVTRRSVDIYDIDGNAVEREVKESEVTHDAGDKGEYRHYMLKEIYEQPLALSRTIEGRIANKQVLDTAFGDNAAEFLKDIKHVQIIACGTSYHAGMAARYWLEDWAGVSCNVEIASEFRYRKSHLFPNSLLVTISQSGETADTLAALRLAKEMGYKATMTICNSAGSSLVRESDMAYMMKAGAEIGVASTKAFTVQLAGLLMLTAVIGRHNGMSDDMQAKITQSLQSMPAKVEQALGLDAAIAELAEDFADKHHALFLGRGDQYPIAMEGALKLKEISYIHAEAYASGELKHGPLALIDADMPVIVVAPNNELLEKLKSNVEEVRARGGLMYVFADVDAEFKSDDTMKVIPVPHCDEFMAALMYTIPMQLLSYHVALIKGTDVDQPRNLAKSVTVE